ACACGACCGGCCCCGGCTATTCGCAATGGTCCAACGTTGCGACCGCCACGACCCGCGCTTGTCCGCTGGCGCCGACCTCGCTCGCCGCGACGATCTTGACGTCCAGCTCGGTGCAGCTCGACTGGGCCGATAACGCCACCGACGAGACGGCGTACCACGTCGAGCGATCGGACAACGGCGGCCCGTGGGGCAATCTCGTTTCGCTGCCGGCCGACAGCATCACGCACACCGACAGCGGCTTCGCCTGTGGTCAGTACAGCTACCGCGTGCGCGCCGAGCGCAGCGGAGACTTCTCGGCCTACTCTAACGAAGTGACCGTCGGCCCGTGCGCGCCGGACAACGACCTGATTGAGAACGTGGAAGTGGTGACGGGCGACTATCTCGACGTAGAGCCGAACATCCGTTACGCCACGATCAGCCCGAGCGATCCGTCGCCGAGCTGCCGCTTCGCTGGCCCCGCGCAAGGCTCGAACAGCGTGTGGTACAGCATCACGCCGGTCGGCCCGATCAGCCTGTCCGTCGATACGCTGTCGTCCGACATCACCGGCGGTGGTAACCCCGCGTTCAACGACACGATCCTCGCGATCTACACCGGGACTCCGGGGTCGCTCACGCAGGTCGCCTGCAACGACGATTTCAGCGGCGCGAATTTGCTGTCGCAGATCTCGAACTTCACGATGAACGGCGGCACGACGTACTACATCTACGTTACCCGCTGGAGCGTTGTACCGATGTCGTTCGACGGTACCCTGCGCGTCAACTTCGTCATCAATGAAGCGCCGCCGGTGCTGAGCGCGACAGGCGTCGTCGATGGGGTCGACCTGTCATGGACGAGCGTAGCCAGCGCCACCGAATACCGCGTCGAGCGCAAACCTGCGCTGTCCGGCGCGTTCGCCGAAATCGCCACGGTGCCAGCCCCGACGACGACCCACACCGATACACCGATTACACCGTGCGCGGTCTACGATTATCGTGTCCGCAGCTACAACAGCGGCACGGCGAGCTTCGGCGTGTATTCGAACGTCGTGCGCATGGAACCGTCGAACTGTAACCTCGCACCCGACAACGATTTCGCCCAGAACGCGGAAGTCGTGTCGTCCTTCCCGTCGACGGATACCGAGTCGGGCGTGCCGTACGCCACGATCTCCGCGGGCGATCCCACCGTTCAGACGATGGGGGACTGCACGATCGGCTTCCCGCGCACCGGAACGAACTCGATTTGGTATCAGTACACGCCGTCCGGAGATGGTGTGTTCGACATCAATACCAACGGTAGTTCCGGTTCCGCGGCGGATACGATGATCGCCATCTTCACCGGCACGTATTCGGCGCTCACGCAGGTGGCATGCGATGATGAAAGCGGCACAGGCTCGCAGTCGCTCATCAACGACTTCCCGATGTCGGGCGGTACGACCTATCTGGTGCTGGTCGCGCGCTGGTCGAGTACCGCAACAACCTCAGCCGGCACGTTCGTCGTCAACTTCGACTTCGTGCCTGATGCGCCGGGCGACTTCACATTGACCTCGCCGGCGGATGCCTCGGTCTACACGCTGCCGACGGTCCCGACCTCCTTCGAGTGGACGGCGTCGAGCGGCGCAGACACCTACACCTTCACGGTGAACGACGGCGTGAGCGACATCATCACGCAGACCGGCATCGCCAGCACCAGCACGACGCTGGATGCGGGCGAACAGGCGCTGCTGGTCGCGGGCAGCTACACGTGGAGCGTCACGGCGGTCAACATCACTGGAAACACGGCCGCCAGCAACGCGCCGTTCGACTTCACCGTCGATCCGGCCCCCGTGCTGCCGGGCGCCTTCACCCTGACCTCGCCGGCGGATGCGTCGGTCTACACGCTGCCGACGGTCCCGACCTCGTTCGAGTGGACCGCGTCGAGTGACGCCGACACCTACACCTTCACGGTCAATGACGGCGTGTCGGACATCATCACGCAGACTGGCATCGCCGGCACCAGCACGACGCTGGATGCGGGCGAACAGGCTCTGCTGGTCGCGGGCAGCTACACGTGGAGCGTCACGGCGGTCAACACCGACGGCAACACAACCGCCAGCAACGCGCCGTTCGGCTTCACGATCAACCCACCGCTGGTACCTCCGGGCGCCTTCACGCTGACCTCGCCGGCGGATGCCTCGGTCTACAACCTGCCGACCGTCCCGACGACGTTCGAGTGGACCGCCTCGTCGGATGCCGACACCTACACCTTCACGGTCAATGACGGCGCAAGCGACATCATCACCATCGCCAGCCTCGTGACCAACAGCGCGACGCTCGACGCCGGCCAACAGGCCCAGCTCGGAATCGGCAGCTATACGTGGTCGGTCACGGCCTACAACACCGACGGCAATACGACCGCCAGCAACGCGCCGTTCGGCTTCGATGTCACGCCCGAGCAGGCCGAACGTCTGTTGAACGGCAGCTTCGAGACCGCCGGCGCCAGCGAAAGCGAAGCCGCCGACTGGACGGGCAAGCTGCTGACGACGAAGGACAAGCGGGTCTGCGGTAAGCCCAACTTCCCGGCGACCGACGGAAGCTGCGTGTTCCGCTTCAAGTTCGGGGTTGGCGCATCACCCAGCCGCAACCTCTCGCAGACGCATACCGCGCCCGCATGGGGCAACACCGGCGAGCACCTCGATCTCAGCGTGTATGCCGCGGCCAAGAACTTGACGGCCGGCGCGAAGGTGATCTTCAATGTCAAGTACACCGACGACACCAAGTCCAAGGTGACACTCGACCTGCCGACCGGCACGTATGCGGCGACCGAGTTCACCGGTGACATCGACATCCTGCTGCAGGTGGCGAAGGTCAAGGTCAAGATCAAGCCGGGCGCAGCGACCGGCAGCTTCTGGCTCGATGATATGTCGATGCTGTGGACGCAGGCGATCCCGCGCGAGGTCGTTCGCAGCGACGTGCTTCCGGTACCGGTCGCGCCGAACGGTTTCCGCGGCAAGAACTAACCGATCGTCCGCTGACGATCACGACGCCCGGCGCAGCAGTGCGCCGGGCGTTTCTTTTTGGGGGTATCTGCGGGATATTCGCTTGATACCCCCAGTTCTGAACTACCCAAGCCGCGCTGTCGGCCCGTATAATGTGGCGACCTGCATCCCGCAGGATCGTTTATGTTCCGCGCAGCGAAAAGGATCGTTATGGCGCAGCAAGCAGTCACTCCACTCAGCGAAGACGTCTCGAAGTGGTACAACGAGATCATCTACCGCGCGGACATGGCTGCCCCGTCGCCGGTACGCGGATGCGTGATTATCAAGCCGTATGGCTACGAAGTGTGGGAAGCCGTACGCAATGGGCTTGATCGGCGTTTCAAGGCGACAGGCCACCAGAACGCGTACTTCCCGCTGTTCATCCCCGAGAGCTACTTGCGCCGCGAGGCCGAGCACGTCGAAGGCTTCAGCCCCGAGCTGGCGGTCGTCACCATCGGCGGGGGCAAGCAGCTCGAAGAGCCGTTGGTCGTGCGGCCTACCAGCGAGACGATCATCGGCGAGGCGTTCGCGCTGTGGATCCAGTCCTACCGCGATCTGCCGCTGCTGATAAACCAGTGGGCCAATGTCGTTCGCTGGGAACTGCGTACGCGTCCCTTCCTGCGCACGGCGGAATTCTTGTGGCAGGAGGGGCACACCGCCCACGCGACGCACGAGGAAGCCGAGTTCGAGACACTGCAAATGCTCGACATCTACGCCGACTTTGCGATCACCGAGGCGGCGATTCCGGTTATCAAGGGGCTGAAGAGCGAGAACGAGAAGTTCGCCGGCGCCCTGCGGACGTACACGATCGAAGGCATGATGCGCGACGGCAAGGCGCTGCAAAGCGGCACGTCGCACAACCTGGGCCAGAACTTCGCCAAGGTGTTCGACATCAAGTACCTCTCGCGCGACAACGTCGAGGAACTGTGCTGGACGACGAGCTGGGGACTGTCGACCCGTATGGTCGGCGCGATCGTGCTGGCGCACGGCGACGATAAGGGCTTGCGTCTGCCTCCGATGGTCGCGCCTATTCAGGTCGTGCTGCTGCCCATTTACAAGACCGACGAGGAGCGCGTCGCCGTCGAGTCGACGGTCGAGCGAATTGCCAAAGAACTCAAGGCCGCCGGCGTCCGCATCCACGTCGACAACCGCGAGGAGACTCCCGGCTTCAAGTTCAACGACTGGGAGATGCGCGGCGTGCCGGTGCGGATGGAGATCGGCCCTAAGGACGTCGCCAACAACAACGCCGTGCTCGCGCGGCGCGACATCCCCGGCCGTGACGGCAAGCGGTTCGTCTCGCAGGACGGCATCGTGGACGCGGTGCGCGACTTGTTGACCGAAGTGCAGGCCAACCTGCTCGCCGACGCGACCGCCTTCCGCGATAGCCGCATCCACGACGTGTCGACCTACGACGAGTTCAAGCAGGTGATCGAGGCCGACGGCTGGGCGCGTGTGTGGTGGGCTGGCGAAGACGCCCGCGGCAGCGCCGACGAGGCGCGCATCAAGGAGGAGACCGGCGCGAGCCTGCGCTGCTTCCCTCTCGATCAGCCTGGCGGCACCGGTCGGTGCTTCCTGACCGGCAAGACCGCCGACCGCGTCGCGCTGTTCGCGCGGGCGTATTAGGCGGGAAGGTCTCAGGAATCAGGTTTCAGGAGTCAGGATACGGCGTGTGGCGCAGACCACGCGCCGTTTTTTGTCTCCATTCTCTAATCCGCATGTTGTGCGTCCTCAATCCCGCCTCCTGAGGCCTGACGACTGGCGGCGGACAGCCATCTTCTGATACCTGACGACTGAATCCAGACTCCTCCCCTCGTGAAATACCGCACAAACCCGAGCGCATTCTGCTAAAATAGCGGCCGTTCGAAAGGCATCCGCAATGAACTTGCCGATCTTCCTCGCCCACGGCGCGCTCGGCTCTTGGGACGAGATCATCTTCCTTTCCGTATTTGTCGTGTTTCTCGCGATCATGGGCATCGCGTGGGTGCGCAGTCGCGCGATCGGAGACCGCGACATCGACGACGACGAACCGGCGTCTCCGCTCGATGCACCGGCCGACGACTCGCCCGACCGATTCACCCTTCAGTAACGCCCGTGCCGATGTCTCGCCGTACCGTTCTCCTTGCCGTGCTGTTGATCGCCGGCGGCTTGCTCTCCTTCGGGGCGAGCGCGCACGGATTCCTCGTGCGGGCCGTGCCCAACGACCGCGCCGTGCTCGAGCGTTCCCCGGCGCGCGTGCAGTACTGGTTCAGCGAAAGCCTCGAACCGGCCTTCTCCAGCTTGACTGTGCGCACCCCGGCCGGCGAGGTGATCGCTGAAGGTGGAAGCGACCCGGACAACACCGCTCTGTTGAGCGCGACCCTACCGCCCAATCTTCCTGACGGCGCCTACATCGCCGATCTACGCCTCGCGTTTGCCAGCGACGGCCACGTCATCGCCGAGACGCGCGTGTTTTTCGTCGGCGGCGAGGTCGCCGGGGTCGGCAGTGGTGTCGACGCCAGTGTCAACGTGGTCGAGGCCGTGTGGCGTGCCTTAACCGCCATCGGGCTGATCGTGAGCTTCGGCGCGGTCGGGCT
The sequence above is a segment of the Candidatus Flexicrinis affinis genome. Coding sequences within it:
- a CDS encoding proline--tRNA ligase codes for the protein MAQQAVTPLSEDVSKWYNEIIYRADMAAPSPVRGCVIIKPYGYEVWEAVRNGLDRRFKATGHQNAYFPLFIPESYLRREAEHVEGFSPELAVVTIGGGKQLEEPLVVRPTSETIIGEAFALWIQSYRDLPLLINQWANVVRWELRTRPFLRTAEFLWQEGHTAHATHEEAEFETLQMLDIYADFAITEAAIPVIKGLKSENEKFAGALRTYTIEGMMRDGKALQSGTSHNLGQNFAKVFDIKYLSRDNVEELCWTTSWGLSTRMVGAIVLAHGDDKGLRLPPMVAPIQVVLLPIYKTDEERVAVESTVERIAKELKAAGVRIHVDNREETPGFKFNDWEMRGVPVRMEIGPKDVANNNAVLARRDIPGRDGKRFVSQDGIVDAVRDLLTEVQANLLADATAFRDSRIHDVSTYDEFKQVIEADGWARVWWAGEDARGSADEARIKEETGASLRCFPLDQPGGTGRCFLTGKTADRVALFARAY
- a CDS encoding S8 family serine peptidase; the encoded protein is MKYRRLVVLLVLVLALVAVLPAAQAQTVKPNVYVSEGVAQALKSGPANVLVTLDVPVSSNLQQVRDSVAAAQATVLNALNPRTYALRAQYSHVAVLSMSIEPEALAVLTGLPNVRAINLDQERFLSDLESNTITQISDVHTSGYTGVGTRVAVVDSGINGTHVNLSDDLYYEACFRTEADCPAGTSGPGSALDQDGHGTHVSGIVTGSGGTAPDAEIIALKVFTLGSTSDTNILNALNAVISNDATWQTNVVNMSLGGGNYATQAACDLDNASYVTAFANLNALGIAVFVSTGNDASIVDVSAPGCVTGAIGVGSTSDAVFTATFSVCTENGQPDKVTCYSNTTATQGAGELMDILAPGCLITSEWTGSPTAMDTICGTSMASPTAAGIAATLLSLDPSLTPTQLEDLIESTGDPIVDYRNSVTYPRINAASAFAALAITLPTPTNLVATPINATQIDLTWDDIAGEDQYEVQRSPDGAGWAPLGTTGTDVTALSDLATLCGTNYYRVRGVDTTGPGYSQWSNVATATTRACPLAPTSLAATILTSSSVQLDWADNATDETAYHVERSDNGGPWGNLVSLPADSITHTDSGFACGQYSYRVRAERSGDFSAYSNEVTVGPCAPDNDLIENVEVVTGDYLDVEPNIRYATISPSDPSPSCRFAGPAQGSNSVWYSITPVGPISLSVDTLSSDITGGGNPAFNDTILAIYTGTPGSLTQVACNDDFSGANLLSQISNFTMNGGTTYYIYVTRWSVVPMSFDGTLRVNFVINEAPPVLSATGVVDGVDLSWTSVASATEYRVERKPALSGAFAEIATVPAPTTTHTDTPITPCAVYDYRVRSYNSGTASFGVYSNVVRMEPSNCNLAPDNDFAQNAEVVSSFPSTDTESGVPYATISAGDPTVQTMGDCTIGFPRTGTNSIWYQYTPSGDGVFDINTNGSSGSAADTMIAIFTGTYSALTQVACDDESGTGSQSLINDFPMSGGTTYLVLVARWSSTATTSAGTFVVNFDFVPDAPGDFTLTSPADASVYTLPTVPTSFEWTASSGADTYTFTVNDGVSDIITQTGIASTSTTLDAGEQALLVAGSYTWSVTAVNITGNTAASNAPFDFTVDPAPVLPGAFTLTSPADASVYTLPTVPTSFEWTASSDADTYTFTVNDGVSDIITQTGIAGTSTTLDAGEQALLVAGSYTWSVTAVNTDGNTTASNAPFGFTINPPLVPPGAFTLTSPADASVYNLPTVPTTFEWTASSDADTYTFTVNDGASDIITIASLVTNSATLDAGQQAQLGIGSYTWSVTAYNTDGNTTASNAPFGFDVTPEQAERLLNGSFETAGASESEAADWTGKLLTTKDKRVCGKPNFPATDGSCVFRFKFGVGASPSRNLSQTHTAPAWGNTGEHLDLSVYAAAKNLTAGAKVIFNVKYTDDTKSKVTLDLPTGTYAATEFTGDIDILLQVAKVKVKIKPGAATGSFWLDDMSMLWTQAIPREVVRSDVLPVPVAPNGFRGKN